The following proteins come from a genomic window of Limnohabitans sp. 103DPR2:
- the greA gene encoding transcription elongation factor GreA: MATIPITLRGAEKLKAELHQLKTVERPSVINAIAEARAQGDLSENAEYEAAKDRQGFVEGRIQEVEGKLSAAQIIDPASVDAGGRVVFGATVELEEESTGEVVKYQIVGEDEADLKLGLINISSPIARALIGKEEGDVAVVQAPGGEKRYEIVAVSYI, encoded by the coding sequence GTGGCTACTATTCCAATTACCCTGCGCGGTGCTGAAAAGCTGAAGGCAGAGCTTCACCAATTGAAAACGGTGGAGCGTCCTTCAGTGATCAATGCCATTGCAGAAGCGCGCGCTCAAGGCGACTTGAGTGAGAACGCTGAATACGAAGCTGCCAAAGACCGTCAAGGTTTTGTGGAAGGTCGAATTCAAGAGGTTGAAGGCAAACTGTCTGCTGCGCAAATCATCGACCCTGCATCTGTCGATGCGGGTGGCCGTGTGGTGTTTGGTGCGACTGTTGAGTTGGAAGAAGAAAGCACTGGCGAAGTGGTTAAGTACCAAATCGTGGGTGAAGACGAGGCTGACCTCAAATTGGGCTTGATCAACATCAGCAGTCCGATTGCCCGTGCACTCATTGGCAAAGAAGAGGGTGATGTGGCCGTGGTGCAAGCACCGGGTGGCGAGAAACGTTACGAAATTGTGGCGGTGTCTTACATCTAA